Proteins encoded by one window of Vespula pensylvanica isolate Volc-1 chromosome 6, ASM1446617v1, whole genome shotgun sequence:
- the LOC122629808 gene encoding rho GTPase-activating protein 190 isoform X2 has product MARKSDNVKAINIAIVGLSGTEKDKGQVGVGKSCLCNRFMRSLSDDYNVDHISVLSQSDFSGRVVNNDHFLYWGEVTKTAEDGTEYQFQVIEHTEFIDDASFQPFKGGKMEPYAKRCAATKITSAEKLMYICKNQLGIEKEYEQKVLPDGKLNIDGFLCVFDVSVVPNRLIEKQVEIVANILNNLMKTKKPIVLITTKNDDANEQYVKEAEKLVMRKEYKGSILIVETSAHENINIDLAFMIVAQLIDKTKTRSKVIPFAEAARARKELLDTSTESLQRLIRIHVTDYRALWSQASKKLAQHKEFSTFIELFGVDATQRLFRRHIKKLKDEQVAKKIQGYLDVLPDILHEICPDISNLMNEEWSAVQQCIKEHPDFHRYFYECPEDIPWIDYDFGENNSSKIPYDVLETPEAETVFKNHVNALQQEQRRLEWKKQFKQLLEETGYVTPGKQLSEVRVLFMGRECFEALSHHDCQEIYDQHQKEIIEKAKHNFQELLLEHADLFYHFKSIAPSGTITQDDIKEITDALLDDFRYKALDRLDQDRKLMLFQHLGFVHCPIREHCPAYPNCMDALIERILGTKAHRPSSWNHSSQWQLTSDNNQLNLVILGCNGLGEEFAREIRAQTDDDEVEIDCQLYTLGYRIIDGDVGLPHNSFTTSDFMPHGSFCIYSNEDSFEYIRSSLEKTLLSNLEQEDRLPFQGLPIVIMFLPESSIDDMEAIRLREEGQNLADSLQCPFIDVCIDDLEQDKRFPTPLVKDALQQLIQSINHRAGFLNIYQSVIECLEPDIRIIMCMFCGDPYSVENVLGPLLSHQCCFLSGDRSIVLETFLGESKRRVEVIISSFHGANAFRDELVHGFILVYSTKRKASLATLNAFSMNIPNLPIQIMAVTDTGGANAFFSNDLSHLLITEGNATADRLQAHFMTSASSCQQKTAFYTPFFKEVWEKKPEIEQAFNMEEPGNLNDSGEGTLEYSALHPMPPPRHESYHLQTPDDGMSVTFRSGSESYEQLTPDGDLGDPGLTEQFADNRASPSDDSDIYSQVDFYREEREREMLKSGDITNKLSGWVKETFMHQDGVTNSYPHRAFTTGRRHISQAKPRPKGNSQTLKQPGKINLKDFSNVTDAIARMTIGEKDEHGPKVGLGHAPLATPELVDLGSEYAQVKDVVPSLYSAYDGDYMYALVQDSVGNNKSKLRHRREKGQPSYSDSDSEWSSLERQKIVDALGKVNKKPLTHKRIRKKRIAIPVATPKVPSLASMGSGDGIVGMNYNLKDDKNWRIDPAERVSSETTDTCESSDPEQMSRARSKQYKHAAASLRKRCGNSLQQQHLPATLQHPFNIKHMTQDMFSASYDESSLDVSSPREINSPSFGILNKGKEGDKSTRKKDKQKAKEDEKLEKRRQKEEKLKKHAEKEKEREKKKQEKIKQTKGPSGTPISGQIQQPVIEDFAQSETNRIPLFLEKCVRFIEDEGLDSEGIYRVPGNRAHVELLFQKFEEDGNVDIHSLDIPVNAVATALKDFFSKRLPPLIDKERMNELEDISGARGISKPMSATCMNMEDRSCRLLALRLMLNKLNPVNFDVLKFIFQHFVKVAENCKLNSMDSKNLAICWWPTLLPIEFNDLGRFEAMRPYLEDVVQTMIDQYPFLFCGEEAIVMV; this is encoded by the exons ATGGCAAGGAAAAGCGATAATGTCAAGGCTATAAATATTGCGATTGTTGGACTTTCTGGCActgagaaagataaaggacAAGTTGGAGTTGGCAAGTCTTGCTTGTGTAATCGTTTTATGCGTTCTCTCAGCGATGATTATAATGTGGACCATATTTCAGTATTATCACAG TCGGATTTTAGTGGCAGAGTCGTGAATAATGATCACTTTTTGTATTGGGGCGAAGTAACAAAGACTGCTGAAGATGGTACAGAGTACCAATTTCAAGTGATAGAACATACAGAGTTTATAGATGATGCATCCTTTCAACCTTTTAAGGGTGGTAAGATGGAACCTTATGCAAAGAGATGCGCAGCCACTAAAATTACTAGTGCTGAAAAACTTATGTACATCTGCAAAAATCAATTGggtattgaaaaagaatatgaacaAAAAGTTTTACCAGATGGTAAACTAAATATTGATGGTTTCTTGTGTGTATTCGATGTAAGTGTTGTGCCTAACAGATTAATCGAGAAACAAGTTGAAATAGTAGCTAACAtactaaataatttaatgaaaacaaaaaagccTATAGTTCTGATCACAACTAAAAATGATGATGCAAATGAACAATATGTCAAAGAAGCAGAAAAGTTAGTGATGCGCAAAGAATATAAGGGATCTATACTAATAGTGGAAACTTCTGcgcatgaaaatattaatattgaccTGGCCTTCATGATTGTAGCACAGTTAATTGATAAAACTAAAACGCGCAGTAAAGTGATTCCTTTCGCGGAGGCAGCTAGGGCTAGAAAAGAGTTATTAGATACATCAACTGAATCTTTGCAAAGATTAATTCGTATACATGTTACTGATTATCGTGCACTATGGTCACAAGCATCTAAAAAACTTGCACAACATAAAGAATTTTCAACTTTCATAGAATTATTTGGAGTTGATGCAACACAAAGATTATTTAGAAGACATATTAAAAAGCTAAAAGATGAGCAGGTGgcaaaaaaaatacaaggatACTTGGATGTGTTACCAGATATTCTTCATGAGATATGTCctgatatatcaaatttaatgaatga GGAATGGTCTGCAGTACAACAGTGTATAAAAGAACATCCTGactttcatcgatatttttacgaGTGTCCCGAGGATATACCTTGGATTGATTATGATTTTGGAGAAAATAATAGCTCTAAAATTCCTTATGACGTTTTAGAAACACCAGAGGCTGAAactgtttttaaaaatcatgtaAATGCTTTACAGCAAGAACAACGTCGATTAGA atggAAGAAACAGTTTAAGCAATTATTAGAAGAAACTGGTTATGTTACACCTGGAAAACAATTATCTGAGGTTCGAGTACTATTTATGGGTAGAGAATGTTTTGAAGCTCTTTCTCATCATGATTGTCAGGAAATATATGATCaacatcaaaaagaaataattgaaaaagcaAAACACAATTTTCAA GAGTTATTGTTAGAACATgctgatttattttatcacttCAAGAGCATAGCTCCTTCTGGAACCATTACACAGgatgatataaaagaaattacggACGCTTTACTAGATGATTTTAG GTACAAAGCTTTAGACAGACTGGATCAAGATAGAAAGTTGATGTTGTTCCAACACTTAGGATTTGTTCACTGTCCTATAAGAGAACATTGCCCAGCATATCCAAATTGCATGGATGCACTTATAGAAAGGATACTTGGTACAAAAGCCCACAG accTTCATCTTGGAATCACAGTAGTCAGTGGCAATTAACATCAGATAACAATCAACTGAATCTGGTTATACTTGGATGTAATGGTCTTGGTGAGGAATTCGCTCGGGAAATAAGAGCGCAAACGGATGATGATGAAGTAGAAATTGATTGCCAATTATACACTTTGGGATATAGGATTATTGATGGTGACGTAGGATTACCACACAATTCTTTTACCACCTCAGATTTCATGCCACATG GatcattttgtatatattcaaATGAGGATTCGTTCGAGTACATTCGTTCGTCATTAGAAAAAACATTACTTTCAAATTTAGAACAAGAAGATAGATTACCGTTTCAAGGATTACCTATTGTTATTATGTTTTTACCAGAATCAAGTATTGATGATATGGAAGCAATACGACTCAGGGAAGAAGGACAAAATCTTGCTGATAG TTTGCAGTGTCCTTTTATCGATGTTTGCATAGATGATTTAGAACAAGATAAAAGATTCCCAACGCCTTTGGTGAAAGATGCTCTGCAGCAACTTATACAATCTATAAATCATCGAGCTggatttttgaatatttaccAAAGTGTTATAGAGTGTTTAGAACCAGATATTag AATAATAATGTGTATGTTCTGCGGAGATCCATATTCGGTGGAAAATGTTCTTGGACCTTTACTCAGTCATCAGTGTTGTTTTCTCAGTGGAGATAGATCTATTGTATTGGAAACATTTTTAGGGGAATCCAAACGCAGAGTTGAAGTTATTATTTCGAGTTTTCATGGAGCAAATGCATTTAGAGACGAACTTGTACATGGTTTCATATTGGTTTAttcaacaaagagaaaagcatCTCTTGCAACTCTTAA TGCATTTTCTATGAATATACCCAATTTACCAATACAAATTATGGCTGTGACTGATACTGGAGGTGCCAATGCTTTCTTTAGTAATGATTTGAGTCATTTGCTTATCACAGAAGGAAACGCAACCGCAGATAGATTACAAGCACACTTTATGACATCTGCATCAAGTTGTCaacaaaaaa CTGCTTTTTATACGCCATTTTTTAAAGAGGTGTGGGAGAAAAAACCAGAAATTGAGCAAGCATTCAATATGGAGGAACCTGGTAATTTAAATGATAGTGGTGAGGGTACATTAGAATACTCTGCTCTACATCCAATGCCACCACCACGACATGAAAGCTATCATCTTCAAACGCCAGATGATGG TATGTCTGTAACTTTCAGAAGTGGCTCAGAGTCGTATGAACAATTAACGCCGGATGGTGATCTTGGAGACCCGGGATTGACTGAACAATTTGCTGATAACAGAGCTAGTCCAAGTGATGATAGTGATATATACAGTCAAGTCGACTtttatcgagaagaaagagaaagagagatgttaAAATCTGGAGACATTACTAACAAATTATCTG gTTGGGTTAAAGAAACATTCATGCATCAAGATGGAGTAACAAATAGCTATCCTCACAGAGCTTTTACAACAGGTAGACGTCATATTTCGCAAGCGAAACCACGGCCAAAGGGAAATAGTCAAACACTGAAGCAACctggaaaaattaatttaaaagatttttccaATGTAACAGACGCTATAGCTAGAATGACAATAGGTGAAAAAGACGAGCATGGTCCTAAAGTAGGTCTAGGTCATGCTCCTCTTGCTACGCCTGAATTGGTAGATCTCGGATCGGAATATGCACAGGTGAAAGACGTTGTTCCTAGTTTATATTCTGCTTACGACGGCGACTATATGTATGCGTTAGTGCAAGATTCTGTTGGAAACAACAAATCTAAATTACGACATAGACGTGAAAAAGGACAGCCAT cTTACAGTGATTCTGATTCAGAGTGGAGTTCTttggaaagacaaaaaatagtGGATGCTTTaggaaaagtaaataagaaacCGTTAACGCATAAAAGGATACGTAAGAAACGCATTGCTATACCAGTTGCAACTCCAAAAGTACCATCATTGGCAAGTATGGGAAGTGGAGATGGTATTGTAGGAATGAATTATAATCtcaaagatgataaaaattggAGAATCGATCCAGCAGAAAGAG TATCTAGTGAAACTACAGATACTTGTGAATCAAGTGATCCAGAACAAATGTCAAGGGCCAGATCAAAGCAATATAAGCATGCAGCAGCTAGTCTACGCAAAAGATGTGGTAATTCATTACAGCAACAGCATTTACCAGCAACATTGCAACAtccttttaatattaaacatatgaCTCAAGATATGTTTAGTGCTTCTT ATGATGAATCGAGCCTAGATGTTTCATCTCCGCGGGAAATAAATTCTCCTAGT TTTGGAATACTCAATAAAGGTAAAGAAGGTGACAAATCAacacgaaaaaaagataaacaaaaagcAAAGGAAGATGAGAAATTAGAGAAACGTAgacagaaggaagaaaaacttaAGAAACacgcagagaaagaaaaagaaagggaaaagaaaaagcaagaaaaaataaagcaaacaAAAGGACCTAGTGGAACACCAATTTCAGGTCAAATACAACAACCGGTGATAGAAGACTTCGCACAAAGCGAAACTAATCGGATACCGTTGTTTTTGGAGAAATGTGTACGGTTCATTGAAGACGAAGGATTAGATTCAGAAGGGATATATAGAGTTCCTGGAAATCGAGCGCACGTTGAACTTCTTTTTCAGAAGTTCGAAGAAG ATGGTAATGTGGACATACATTCTTTGGACATTCCTGTAAATGCAGTTGCAACAGCtttaaaagatttcttttctaagaGGTTACCACCACTCATTGATAAAGAGCGCATGAACGAACTCGAAGACATATCGG GTGCACGTGGCATCAGTAAACCAATGTCAGCGACTTGCATGAATATGGAAG ATCGTAGTTGCAGGCTGCTAGCTTTACGTTTGATgcttaataaattaaatccaGTAAACTTTGATGTACTGAAATTCATATTTCAACATTTTGTCAA AGTGGCAGAAAATTGCAAATTAAATAGTATGGACAGCAAAAATTTGGCCATCTGCTGGTGGCCCACATTATTACCAATAGAATTTAATGATCTTGGCAGATTTGAAGCCATGAGGCCATATTTAGAAGACGTTGTGCAAACAATGATTGATCAATACCCATTTCTTTTCTGTGGAGAAGAGGCTATCGTAATGGTGTAG